The Cryptococcus gattii WM276 chromosome F, complete sequence genome segment TGTTCGATCTGAGCCAAAATTTAGAGAATTTGTTAATTTGGTTGTTTGAAAAGCCGCATTGTCTTATATCAAGCGTGTTTCGAATCTAGAGGGTAAAGAGGTGTTTCTGCATGAGTTGACGTTGCTTGCTCGTTCTTACGTCTTTGATTCTTCTCGACTTTTGACCTCGGACTTCTGAACTCGTAGGGTCTTTCCTTGACCTTCTCCTTGACACTTCTTTTTCATGTCTTCAGTAAATATACATATTGCAACCTCGGGTGGGAGACAATGTGCAGATCTCAATATTTCCCTAACAAAACTGACTCAGGAACTTCCTAATCGGCTCCAGCTTTGGCTTGAGACTCGAAATTTCGAGCTTCAATCCTTAGATCCAGCTCTGATAACAGCTGCACATCGATCTTCCCTCATCTGTCATGCCTTGACAACTGGGAGCTGGAAAAGTAATTCTTCATCAGGCAGCTATATGTTAGCTTTGGTAACGTTTTTTTCTCCATTTATTGTCCAAAACAGACAAATGACGTTACATACTGAAAAACACAACACATGTATTGCAAGCTTGCCTTCCCTCATCGTCGCCCACCAATCCATACCCATGGCTCTCAAATGTCAAACTTTGAAGTTTTACCGTTCTGGTCCTCACTTACTACCAACACTTCAGGCCATAATGTTGACTTAACTTGACTTCGATTCCGCAATTTATTTTGCACATTTGAACTTGATTCTCGCTTCCACTGTCGTTCTTGCGTTTCTCGTTCATTCCTTGCACATCATCGTCGCTTCCATCTATCGATCTTCTGTGTGTCCTCACGATCAATGCCACTTTCCCTTCTGTCCCTGCTTCCTGCCCTCCTCAAATAGCGTCGTCATTGAGATTGTTATTCCAAGCGCGAATTGTTGAAGTTAGTCGTAGGTCCCACGTCTTATGTATTGGCCCTCTAGTGAGTCAGCCCTACCGTTATCGCTTCCTTGTCTTTATTGTTCTCTTGCCTGCTCGCCTATCGTCGGTCTCTCCATCCGAATCCTTCCTGTGGTTACCTCGTCCGTTCGTCCCAGTAACCCAACAAATCTTGGCCCAAATCCCAACCCGAAGTCATATACCATGCATAAACACCTGTATACCGTCTCTCCCTTTGCATCTCTTCAACTAGCCATGCTAATATGCGGAAGGTTTGTCGATATTGGCAGATGAAGGAGATTAGACCAAAGAGACGGTGGCACCCAAATCTTGCAGAGTCTTTTGGAGCTTTTCGGCATCTTCTTTGGGGACGTTTTCTTTAAGGGTTTGGGGAACGGATTCGACAAACTTCTTGGCCTGTTTCCGACAGTGGGTAAATAGGATGCGAACGAATAGATAGGGGTCAAGAGTGGGCATTGAGTGTGATAAAAAATGAATGATATACGGGTCGGATAGTAGTCGAATGCGATCGGGTACGGATAGAAGGAAGAGACGATTGTTAGCGATAAACCGACTTTATGTCACagaagggagagaaaggaagaaacaaaaagaagggaatCTGTCGTAAGACCACCAACCCAAAACGCAAGCACGCCCCTCCCCCGAGAAATTCCACATCTGCGGATTGACAGAGGGAGAAAGTCCCAGAGTGCGAGATGAATACAAGGGAGGCGACCGTGGGCGATAAATGCCCGCTGCGTCTCCACGTACCGAACTGACGACTTTCAACGTTCTGGATTCAATACTCCATTCAATCCTTCATTCTATCGCTTGGCCCGCACCATTCTTCTGGTCACTTATCCTGTCTCCTCCTGTTACACTCTCACGCATCCTTTCTCTCCTGCTCTCTTCGTGGTTGCCCTTTTCTCTTATACACTGCGCTCGCTCTcatttcctcttcattcGTCCTCAAGTATCGTCCATTTGCGCTCGGAATCTGTGACTCACCTCAACCAAGTTCATATTGGGCATGAGAGCCTTGACCTCCCTGATGATCTTCGCCTTGGCGGCGGCATCGAATTTCTCAAGCTTAACGGTGAAAATTGTCTTCTCCTTGGGCTTCTCTTCGGCAGGGGCTTCAGccgatgatgaggaagcAGAAGCGGAGGCGGGGGCAGAGGCAGCAGGAAGGGCGATTTCGGTAATGTTGAGTTTTGTCTATGACAGGGGGGTAAGACTAAATAACCAAAATAAACCGTTCGAGAAGGGAATGGCGTACCTTGAGGGCGGTAACAAGCTCTGAAACCTCCAATAAGCTCAAAGAAGAGATGCTTTCGACGATGGGGGCGATTTTAGGGTTAACTGGGGCGTCACCAGCAGGGGTCTCGGAGAAAGCAGGTCGAGAGCTGGAGAAGGATCGGAGGACGActcgagaagaagaagaggcggGTCGGAGTTGACGGAGGAGGGTTCGTGAAAGCTGTATACGAAGTTATTATGTCAGTGGACTACAGTAGTGGTTATTTGTGATACGTGTCTACGCACGCTCATTTTAGATACGGAAGCGctgtttttgtttttgtGGTAGATATAGCGAGATCGGTTTTCGAAGAGTTGCGCGGAAATAATGGAGATGTAAAAAGTGCCACACCCAGGACATCCCGCTTTTTCCCGATCGGCCTCGACCGCCGTACCACATCATCGATTGTTTGGCTCTTAGTTCTAGCTCCCACTTCGACTGTTACTCTACCCCCTGCTCTGTACGCTATACGCTATAAGCAAAAGCTCCAAACATGGAGCAGCTCGCATCCCACCCGAATGTTATTGGCACTATAATCCTCTCTCGCACCGATAATGCTATCATTAAAACCACTGGAAACGTTTTTGACGGCGAAGGTGGAAAGAGATATGCTGCCGCTGTTGAGAATATCGTGAAGAGTGTAGCGGACGCTTTGGCGGCATGTACTGACGGAGAGAAAGTAAGTATTCTGCTCACATCGTGTCTCTACCGTTCCTTAGCATCGCAAAAGTAAATTTCTGCTAATGACTCGATAGGACGAGCTGAGGTTCATGAGGATACGAACTATGAAACACGAGTTAATCATAACACCTGGTACGCCTGAGCTTCAGCCCTCTTCACCGCAACCTacctttttctctttcctctccctccaaCCGCGTCTAGGTGTGTATGCTGATGCCTATTTTCCAGATGAAAAATATATCCTTGTCGTGCTCCAAGATCCAGGACAATGAGTCGCGTCCGAAAAACTAGGGCCATTGAGATCTCGAGGATGATGGGCATCCAGCATCAAAACTGTGTATTACCATCAGACCCTGTAAGAGCTGTTCATGATCATGGACAAACTTCACCAACAATGGTTTTTAGAGGGCGGCGGCGAGGGAATATGATTCAGCTGGGGATGGAGAACAGGGCTAAAGGAAGAGCTGGAGGCGGACGGCGAATATACAGGCGCTGGCCAGCCACTTAGAAAGCTCTTTTCCAGAGATACAGATATGTATTTGAGACAAGTGATATGTTAAGGCCAAGAGGAAAGACCCATTCTGTAGAGAGGTATGTTCGTCCTGCGAGCTCTTATTTGCGAGTACGCCGGTACTGATACTATAATTTACAGCTCTTGAAACGTCTTACCCTCATCTCGCTTCCAATCCTCCCATCAAAAGCGCTTTTTCTCAACAATCTTCAGACACTTTTTCAAACGTATTTTTATACTTGGATGAGCTGTACTGGAGAACTGGTGTGTTTGAACTTGTACAACGTTGGAACATTTGCTGATTTTTTTGAATAGATACATGACTCCTTTCACAAGAAGACAAGCCAGGCATATTTCACAGGCCCATGGAGAGGGGACTGAAAAATATAATATACATATGGCAACACTCTCCCCAGTGTTGGTCTTCTTATATTGCCTGATTGAAGCTGGGTGCAGAGCGTTCAGACTTCGGACCTAGGGACAAAAACTACCCCTCATGGCGCCCTTCATTCTCTCGGAACCAATCAACAGAAGAACAAATTGCAGTACAACCTGGCTGGCGTTCTACTACTGAAGTATGTCCCTTTCCTGCAGAATCATCTATTGGGTCTTATCCATCTTCCCATAGGTGAGCAGATTGAGGTACAACATGAGGATCTTTCTATTCCTCAAGTGCATCCCTCCCCTGGAGAGTCATCCGTTGGGTCTCATCACTTTCCCCGGCCTTATCACATATATCATATGTTTCTCATGCTGAACTATTCTGTTCATCCGACATTGTCTAACAATTCATTTCCATCGCCTGCCAATCATGAACAACTTCGATCACCAGCAGCAAATGGTCTAACTCCTTGGTTGTTCGCCATATCACCTTAGGCTCAGCAAGCAGTCTCCCAGGTTCGGTTCCATGTTTGCCATCAGCTGGTCTACCTTCCTTTGGCAGGGGCATCGCCAAACGGTCAAGGCCGGAAGTGTTGAATGCGCCTTCCCTGGCTTCAGCTCCTTCCGGCGCATCGTCAAAACGGCAGAGGTTGCCAGCAGTAGTGCCAACCAATACTGGTGGGCCTTTCAGTAGGGGATGGTCTCGCGCGGGAGGCGGCATTGGCGAAAAGGATGTGGTCTGCACAGGGTGCATCGGTAGACCAGATGGTAAAGCATTTGGAGGAGGCGGAGGTGCATGGGTGGTGTATGCGCTGTGTGGGTGCGGGGCTGGTTGACCAGTGTGGAAGTGGTCCTGGTGGCTGTTTCCCAAGTACCTTTTGGGCAACCAAGAGGGAAATTCGGGAAAGGATGGTTAGCAAGAGGATCCCCGGGCATCGTGTCTGCTTCTGGTGTTACCTTCCTCAACACCGGATTGAGTTCCATGATGCTCACCGGTTGTCGACAGCTGTGCCCAGTGCCCAATATTGATTGTTACAAAACCATAGCAGGGTCGCAGCTGAGATTGAGAGATTGGTGAGGGCGAACAAGTTTGAGTACAGGAGGATGGAGGGGGAGGTGAACGAGTCAATGGTCAATTCTCACTATCCCGCTTTCGGTCTCCCTTACCATGCGATTCAGCTGGCAACATTTATCCCATCTTCGACTTGCTCTAGAATCGTGTGCCTTTTCGAGGAGGTGCAGAAGACAAAGGGATACAAATTCAAGCCGTAGAGCAAAAGGCATGGAGGGGCGATCCACGACTCTGAGGCTGCACCTTTCCACTTTGGAATTgtgaggaggaggggcAACGGGACACGATACACGAAGGACGCTAGTTCATTAGATCTTGGGTGGAGGGAGGGTCCGAAATTGTAAGGGAACGTGAGAACAATAAGGAGGAGGTAAGGGAACG includes the following:
- a CDS encoding Mitochondrion protein, putative (Similar to TIGR gene model, INSD accession AAW43966.1); the encoded protein is MSLSRTLLRQLRPASSSSRVVLRSFSSSRPAFSETPAGDAPVNPKIAPIVESISSLSLLEVSELVTALKTKLNITEIALPAASAPASASASSSSAEAPAEEKPKEKTIFTVKLEKFDAAAKAKIIREVKALMPNMNLVEVSHRFRAQMDDT
- a CDS encoding Hypothetical protein (Similar to SGTC gene model, INSD accession EAL19932.1; CNBF4670), which gives rise to MEQLASHPNVIGTIILSRTDNAIIKTTGNVFDGEGGKRYAAAVENIVKSVADALAACTDGEKDELRFMRIRTMKHELIITPDEKYILVVLQDPGQ